A window from Leptidea sinapis chromosome 11, ilLepSina1.1, whole genome shotgun sequence encodes these proteins:
- the LOC126966729 gene encoding transmembrane and ubiquitin-like domain-containing protein 1 isoform X1 → MTLIEGVGDEVLQFAIILLVVIITSIAWWSTNSRQDRYQSMPLMRSRPIHPVAVSVRTRSTITPNMQIVHSAQSAAIEPAARTSGQLSRVGNRVLPIQEMDSIVDADMAMLDNNRLHFYRLVEAPQSNQTSTETSSTETEAQPEVEPASEEQIREMDSIVSAMEEDVSVTHERSTSDDPTNKTDNTQSSSSNIDDDPASASVEETTSENANKIIIKLKYLNDTSKVVEASLDELLKDFKLRNFSVELSSARRVRLVFKGRLLSDDGATLRACGLHHHAVVHCLVHRARPPATGAPQSPQQQQNVQEPIGFTHELINEGLQPERSWDLENILMTLVSFALTVVWFFRCEYSNMFTASASVALFGLTVFYSVAIFGLYLSDTFHFNRRLAQPLPNN, encoded by the exons ATGACATTAATAGAAGGTGTTGGTGATGAAGTCCTACAATTTGCGATAATTTTGCTTGTTGTGATTATTACATCAATAGCTTGGTGGTCAACCAACTCAAGACAGGACAGATATCAGTCAATGCCATTAATGAGGTCTAGACCTATACATCCGGTTGCAGTGAGTGTAAGAACGA GAAGCACTATAACACCTAATATGCAAATTGTTCATTCTGCACAGTCTGCAGCAATAGAACCTGCAG CGAGGACATCAGGTCAACTATCCAGGGTAGGTAATCGAGTGCTACCCATCCAAGAAATGGACAGCATTGTGGATGCAGATATGGCAATGTTAGACAATAACCGATTACATTTCTATAGACTAGTGGAAG CCCCACAATCAAATCAGACGTCAACAGAAACAAGTAGCACAGAAACGGAAGCCCAACCTGAGGTGGAACCAGCAAGCGAGGAGCAAATCAGGGAAATGGACAGTATTGTCAGTGCAATGGAAGAAGATGTTTCAGTTACCCATG AAAGAAGTACATCAGACGATCCTACAAATAAGACAGACAATACACAAAGCAGTTCAAGCAATATAGATGATGATCCTGCAAGTGCTTCAGTCGAAGAGACTACTTCAGAgaatgcaaataaaataataattaaacttaagtATCTAAATGATACATCGAAAGTGGTGGAAGCAAGCCTTGACGAATTGCTGAAGGATTTTAAGTT GCGTAACTTTTCGGTGGAGTTGTCATCGGCGCGACGTGTGCGGCTGGTGTTCAAGGGTCGCTTGCTGAGTGATGACGGCGCCACGCTGAGGGCGTGCGGGCTACACCACCACGCCGTGGTCCACTGCCTCGTGCATCGAGCACGTCCCCCCGCGACCGGCGCCCCGCAGAGCCCGCAG CAACAACAAAACGTCCAAGAGCCAATAGGCTTCACCCACGAGCTGATCAATGAAGGTCTGCAGCCGGAACGCTCCTGGGACCTGGAGAACATCCTGATGACTCTAGTTAGTTTCGCGCTCACCGTCGTCTGGTTCTTCAG GTGCGAATACTCCAACATGTTCACGGCGAGCGCCAGTGTTGCCCTCTTCGGTCTGACGGTATTTTATAGTGTTGCCATTTTTGGCCTCTATCTCTCGGACACATTCCACTTCAACCGACGCCTGGCGCAACCATTGCCCAACAATTGA
- the LOC126966729 gene encoding transmembrane and ubiquitin-like domain-containing protein 1 isoform X2, with the protein MTLIEGVGDEVLQFAIILLVVIITSIAWWSTNSRQDRYQSMPLMRSRPIHPVAVSVRTTRTSGQLSRVGNRVLPIQEMDSIVDADMAMLDNNRLHFYRLVEAPQSNQTSTETSSTETEAQPEVEPASEEQIREMDSIVSAMEEDVSVTHERSTSDDPTNKTDNTQSSSSNIDDDPASASVEETTSENANKIIIKLKYLNDTSKVVEASLDELLKDFKLRNFSVELSSARRVRLVFKGRLLSDDGATLRACGLHHHAVVHCLVHRARPPATGAPQSPQQQQNVQEPIGFTHELINEGLQPERSWDLENILMTLVSFALTVVWFFRCEYSNMFTASASVALFGLTVFYSVAIFGLYLSDTFHFNRRLAQPLPNN; encoded by the exons ATGACATTAATAGAAGGTGTTGGTGATGAAGTCCTACAATTTGCGATAATTTTGCTTGTTGTGATTATTACATCAATAGCTTGGTGGTCAACCAACTCAAGACAGGACAGATATCAGTCAATGCCATTAATGAGGTCTAGACCTATACATCCGGTTGCAGTGAGTGTAAGAACGA CGAGGACATCAGGTCAACTATCCAGGGTAGGTAATCGAGTGCTACCCATCCAAGAAATGGACAGCATTGTGGATGCAGATATGGCAATGTTAGACAATAACCGATTACATTTCTATAGACTAGTGGAAG CCCCACAATCAAATCAGACGTCAACAGAAACAAGTAGCACAGAAACGGAAGCCCAACCTGAGGTGGAACCAGCAAGCGAGGAGCAAATCAGGGAAATGGACAGTATTGTCAGTGCAATGGAAGAAGATGTTTCAGTTACCCATG AAAGAAGTACATCAGACGATCCTACAAATAAGACAGACAATACACAAAGCAGTTCAAGCAATATAGATGATGATCCTGCAAGTGCTTCAGTCGAAGAGACTACTTCAGAgaatgcaaataaaataataattaaacttaagtATCTAAATGATACATCGAAAGTGGTGGAAGCAAGCCTTGACGAATTGCTGAAGGATTTTAAGTT GCGTAACTTTTCGGTGGAGTTGTCATCGGCGCGACGTGTGCGGCTGGTGTTCAAGGGTCGCTTGCTGAGTGATGACGGCGCCACGCTGAGGGCGTGCGGGCTACACCACCACGCCGTGGTCCACTGCCTCGTGCATCGAGCACGTCCCCCCGCGACCGGCGCCCCGCAGAGCCCGCAG CAACAACAAAACGTCCAAGAGCCAATAGGCTTCACCCACGAGCTGATCAATGAAGGTCTGCAGCCGGAACGCTCCTGGGACCTGGAGAACATCCTGATGACTCTAGTTAGTTTCGCGCTCACCGTCGTCTGGTTCTTCAG GTGCGAATACTCCAACATGTTCACGGCGAGCGCCAGTGTTGCCCTCTTCGGTCTGACGGTATTTTATAGTGTTGCCATTTTTGGCCTCTATCTCTCGGACACATTCCACTTCAACCGACGCCTGGCGCAACCATTGCCCAACAATTGA